Within the Pseudomonas orientalis genome, the region CACCCCGAGGTTACCCAAGAAGCGCCGCGACCACATACCGCCTGCGAGCAATACCTGGTCGCAGCGGATCTCGCCTTTTTCCGTGACCACGCCACTGACTTTGCCGGCAGACATCTGCAACGTACGCACCGCACACTGCTCGATGATGACCACGCCCAGGGCCATCGCGGCCTTGGCAATCGCGCTGCTGGCCAGTGTCGGTTCCGCACGCGCGTCGGACGGCGTGTAGATGCCGCCGGACCAATTGCCCGCGCCGCCCGGCACCAACTGTTCGATCTCGCGTTTGCTCAGCATCCGAGAATCAAGGGACAGGTGGTCGACCGACTTGAGCCAGCCTTCATGCATGGCCAGCTGCGTGTCGTTGCGGGCGACGAACATGATGCCCTCTTGCCGGTAGCCCACATCCGCACCCACACGCTCAGGCATTTGTGCCCACAAGCGGTCTGCGGCCAGGGCCAGCGGGATATCGTGTGCGTGGCGGCTGGTCTTGCGCACCCAGCCCAGGTTGCGTGAGGACTGCTCGCCGGCGATACGGCCTTTTTCCAGCACCACTACCGGAATATTGCGTTCGGCCAGCGTCAGCGCAGCCGTCAGGCCAATGATGCCGCCGCCGATAATGACGACGCTGGTCGCAGTGGGAAACTCGGTGGACGTATTCACGGGCGCAATCGTCGGGGCCATGATCAAGACTCGATAAGCAATAGAGGTCAGCCGCGCACACGCACGGCCGCATAACGGGTTACTGCGACAGGCGAATGACTTCGACTTGCGCCTTGGAAGCGTTGCGATAAGCCGTCACTTCCAGTTCCACCTTGTAGACCGTCGAGCCCAGCGGCGGGCACGTGACGGTGCTGGCCGGGTCGACGCCGCGAAACTTTTCGCCGATCAAGGCCATTACCGCCGGCACGTCCTTGGGCTCCTGGATGAACACCCGCGAGCACACCACATCCGCCAGGCTGGCATCGACTGCCTTCAAGGCCGACTCGATGTTGGCGAACACCTGGTGCGTCTGCTCGAGGATATCTTCGGGGATCAGCTTGGTTTGCGGGTTGCGGCCGGCGGTGTTGGACACATAGATCCAGTTGTCCACCACCACCAGGCGCGAATAGCTGGCCTGATCTTCAAACGGGGAACCGGTCTTGAGCTTGATGATTTTTGTCATGTCGAAGGTCTCGTCAGTTGTAAAAAGGAATGGCTCAGCGCAGCTCCGGGGTTTCCCACAGATTCAACTTCACGCCGATGCCTCTTTCGATCGCATTGCGGTACACCACCGTGCCCCAGGCCACGTCTTCGACCGGCATGCCGCCGACCGACATGATGATGATTTCTTCATCGTTGCGACGGCCCCGGGCATCGCCGGCGATGATCTTGCCGATGTCTTCAAGCTCATGGAGCTGCATCTTGCCTTCGGCGATCATGTCCATGAACCGCACGCCAATCACCGGCACGTTGTGGTGCGCAGGCTTGGGCAGTTCTTCGAACCAGGCTTCGTAAAGGCCGGTGTTGTCCAGCACCTTGCGCACGTCGGCGCGCTCCATGCCTTCGTCCAGCGAGCAGGCCGCCGGCATCGCCATGAAGCAACCCGGCTTGACCCACTCGCGCTTCACAATTGGGTACTTTGAGGGGTCGCCCGTCTCACCGGAGCTACAATAAGTAACAAGGTCGGAATCACGGACCACCTCTTCGAGGCTGTCGACCACTTTAATCGTGGTGATCTGCGGGTAGGTGTCCTTCACCCAGGCAAGAAAATCATTCAGGCTCTTCTCGCCACGGCCCTTGATTTTCAAGGTATCGATTAATGGGCAAACGGCGATGAATGCGGCGAGCGTGGTCTTGCCCATCACGCCCGGGCCGAGCAGGCCGACCACTTTCGAGTCCTTGCGCGCCAGGTGGCGCGCGCCCACACCGGGGATCGCACCGGTGCGATAGGCCGACAGCAGGTTGGCGGACATATGCGCCAACGGTGCTCCGGTGTCGGGGTCGTTGAGGGTGAACATCAGGATCGAGCGAGGCAGGCCCTTGTCGCGGTTGGCAATATTGGAGCCGTACCATTTGACGCCTGCGGTGCAGAAACTGCCGCCCAGGTAGGCCGGCATCGCCATCATGCGCCGGTCAGCGGTGGGCTTGGGCATGTTCGGGAACGGCGATTCCTTCGGGAATATCACCATTGCGCCGTGGGAATCGTTGTTCGGGCCAGCCATGCGATAGTCGCCGCTATACAGCAGCGCGAACATCTCTTCCATGGTGTTCACACAGGCGAGCATGTCGGTCACGCCGGCGCGGATCATGTCCTGCTCGGACAAGTAGATGAAGTCTATTTTTGTAGTAATGGACATAATTATTCTCGGACTGAAGGTGATATCACCGCGGTAGGCGCGGCTCCACGCTATCGACCTTGAGTATCAGCGGGCGAACCTGGGCGGTATTGTAAATTTCGGACATCGACATCTATTCCGCGCGCAGGAATTGGCGCGATAAATGCGTGATTATTCGCGCATAACGCCCTTTGAAGGTCCGGTCATGGTCAACCTGTTTGCGCCGACGCTGAAGCACCACACTGCATACGAACAACCCTGGTTCGTACTCAATTCATCGCGCTATTCGGTAATGCCTTCGGATCACCCGGCGATCTCGCATTTTTACGCCTTCGACGTTGCCCACTCGGCCGACCTGCTGGCGGTTCCGGATGGCTGTGTGGACATCGTGTTCGACTGTGACCCCACGCGCCCCAGCGTGAGGATTTGCGGCACGCCGTTGGTGGCGCAGCGCGTGGAGTTGCTGCAGGGTCATCATTATTTTGGCGTGCGCTTTTCGCCGGGGGTGATTCCCGGCTTTATCACCGTAATGGCCGAGGACCTGACCGAACGGGAATGGGACCTGCTGGAGGTGTCTGCGTTTGCTCAGCGCATTTTCGAGAGCATCGTCCAGGCCCCGCAGTTGCAGGAGCAAATGAAGCTGTTCAACGACTATCTGATCCCGCGCCTGATGGGCAGGACCTCGAAGTTGACGGCCATGGTCATTCAACAGGCGCTCGCCCATCGCGGCGACCTGCGCATCCAGCAGCTGGAACACCTCAGTGGCTACACCAGCCGCACCATTCATCGTCAGTTCAGCCAGGACACGGGCTTGTCGCCCAAGACCTTCTGCCGGATCATCCGCTGCCAGGCGGCGCTGGAAACCCTCAATACCCAACACGATGTGTCGTTCTCGGAACTGGCCCTGGATCTGGGCTTTTCCGATCAGTCGCACTTCCTGCGCGACTTCAAGAAACTGGTCAGTACCACGCCCTGCGAATACCAACGCAAAATGCTGCGAAACGCCTATAACGACCGCATCTGCTTCGCCTGAATCCCTGTCCCCTGCCCTCGCCGAAAAAAATATTCAGCGCCTCCATCATTTCTCCATAAATCCTACGCTGAACGTGCATGCTGACGAGGCATCATCCTATCCGTTGCTGAACGCCTGCGCGCCGTTGCAGCATTGAGACACCGCCCAGCACATCGACCGAGCACACCATGACTGAATCACTCCTTGCATCGAGCTCCAACCAGGCACTGGTCCTGATCGCCGAAGACGAGCCGGAAATTGCCGACATCCTCTCGGCCTACCTCAAGCGCGCCGGCTTTAAAACCGCGCATGCTCAGGACGGGCGGCGCGCGCTGGAGCTGCATCAGACGCTCAAGCCCGATCTGTTGCTGCTCGATGTGCTGATGCCCAAGCTGGACGGCTGGATGGTGCTGGCCGAAGTTCGTCATCGCGGTAACACGCCCGTGATCATGCTGACGGCCCAGGATCAGGACATGGACAAGCTCATGGGGCTGCGCATAGGCGCCGATGACTACATCGTCAAACCCTTCAACCCGGCGGAAGTCATCGCCAGGGTCCAGGCCGTGCTGCGTCGATGCGCCGACCAGGGGCATGGCGGCGGCCACAGTGTGCTGCGCGTCGACCCCTTCGAGATCGATATCGACAACCATGAGGTGAGCGTGCGCATCGGCACGCGAAAACAGCCGTTGCAGCTGACGGTGACCGAATTCAGGTTGCTCGCGCAGTTGGCAAAGTCGCCGCGTCGCGTGTTCAGCCGAGCCGAACTGCTGGTGCTCTGCTCCCCCGAGAGCGACAGCCTGGAGCGTACGGTCGACAGCCATATCAGCAAGCTGCGCCGCAAGATCGAAGACCTCGGCCTGCGCGGCGTGCCGACCAGTATCCGTGGCGTCGGCTACCGCTTCGGGAGCCAGGCATGAACGTCGGCAGCGGCATGAGCCGCCAGATTATCTTGTCGATGACTGCCGTGGTGCTCTGCGTCATCGCACTCGCGGTCGTCGGCACCTACGTGTTCTATTCGTTGCTGTGGGCGCTGTCGCCGCCGACGCAGTTGGAGCTGGAGGCGGATGAATGGCTGCCCAGCGGCGTTGAATGGGCCTGGATGGGCTTGATCACCAGCATCAGTCTGGGCGTCGGCGTGGCGGTGGCCGTCAAATTGGCCCGACGCATTCTCATGCCGCTGAACTCGGTGGCGGCCAGTCTGCGCAGCCTGGCTGACGGCGACCTGGATGCACGGGCAGTGGCGCCCGACGTTTCTCCGGGCGAAGCCGCCCGGCTGGTGAATGACTTCAATAGCATGGCGAACCGATTGAAACGCATGGCCGAAGAACAAGCCTTCTGGAACGCCGCGATTGCCCATGAACTGCGCACCCCGCTGACGATCCTGCGTGGCCGTTTGCAGGGGTTGGCCGAGGGCGTATTCGAGCCGGACACCGCGCAGTTCTACAGCCTGCTGAGCCAGGTCGAAGGCTTGACGCGCATGGTCGAAGACTTGCGTGTCGTGGGCATGGGGGATAACGGCTACCTGAAACTTGAAATCCAGCAGGTCGAGTTGTCCGATGCGCTGGAGGCCGAAGCGCGGCTGTTCGAACCCAGCCTGAACGCTGCCGGATTCGTGCTGCTGCTGGACCTGCGCAAAGGCCCCGTGAACTGCGACCCTGCCCGCATCCGCCAGGCATTGCTGGCGCTGCTGGACAACGCGCGCCGGCATGCCACGCCGGGCAAGGTCAGCGTTCAGCTCGGCAGTGACGAGCGCGGTCATTTCCTGAGGATTGCGGATGAGGGGCCGGGGGTCGCCGAACCGTTCGCCGAGCTTATTTTCGATGCGTTTCAACGCGGCGACAGTTCGCGTTCCCGTGCCCAGGGCGGCAGTGGCCTGGGCCTTGCCGTGGTGCGTTCGATTGCACTGGCCCATGGCGGCGCCGTGGCCTGTCGAACACGTGTAAATGGCGGCACTTTATTTGAACTCAGTTGGCCAACGACAACCACTTTGAATATTGAATCCTGACAAGCGTAAAGCAACGTTTGCTTTATTAGCACCCACCAAGGTGATGGCATGCGCTTCTGTATTTCCCTATTCAAAAGAGCCACTAAATATCGGCACTTTGCCTTACTGGATATACACGGACGTTGTATCGCTTTCATGAGTTGCGAAGGAACGCCAAGCCCGGGTAACTGGGTGGAAGTCGAAGCAGTCAATCTCGCCTGGCTCAATCAAATGCTGCCGGACCTTCAACCCCAGGCAGCGAACACCCGCATCGTGTAACGCCTGGCCCGCTTGTTTAACGCTCTACCGTGGATAACTGTTATGCCTGCACTGCATTCAGCTGGGAACGCTATCGCCCTTGAACAACTGGAAGCATCCCTGATGCTCTACACGTTCAAACTCAGAAAGTTGCAGCGTTTCTGGATTCCGCTGCAAAGGCATGCGCCGTCGTGTGTCCTGGCGTTGTGGCTGTTGGGCGTAGGTGCGTCGCTGATCACTCAGTCCTATTATCACTGGCTGTTGATGGCGCCGGCCATTTGCATCTTGATCACCCTGGAAATCATCATCGAAGAAGTCCAGACCGACTTGTTATTGATGACCGACGAAGCACGTTATCGGCTGGGCATCTCCCGCGACGATCATCACCGCGCAACGCGCGCCACAGGTGCACCATGGCATCCGTAACACCGCCGATTCTGCTCGAAGAAAGTAAAAAGCTGGGGCAGCAATCCGCCAGCCAGACGCTCAAGGCCATCGCCCGGGCCTACCCCGGTAAATTGTTCGGCACCTTGTCGCTTGTCGCACTGGAAAATGCGCTGTTGCTGGCCTACCCGCTGTTCGCAGGCTTTGCCGTGGACTCGATCATCCGCGGCGATGCCGCCAGTGCATTGTGGTATGCCGCCGTGGTCCTCGGCTTCTGGGTGGTCGGCGCGGCGCGGCGGGCGCTGGACACGCGGACCTTTACGCGCATCTACGCCGACCTTGCGGTGCCGGTGATTCTCAACCAGCGCCTGCAGCGCCACAGCACCTCCAAGGCGGCGGCGCGGGTCGTGCTGGCACGGGATTTCGTCGACTTTTTTGAAAAGCACGTGCCGACAATCGCCACCGCGCTGGTGTCAATCGTCGGGGCGGCGGGCATGCTGCTGGTGATCGAGCCCTGGGTCGGCCTGGCCTGCCTGCTGGCGCTGCTGCTGTGCGTCACGCTCATGCCGGGTTTTGCGCGACGCAACCAACGCTTGCATGAACGCCTGAACAATCGACTGGAGAAGGAAATCGGCCTGGTGGAAACGGTCGGTGCGCACACCTTGCACCGCCACTATCAGGTGCTGTCGCGGCTGCGCATCTGGCTGTCGGACCGTGAAGCCGTGGCGTTCCTGTCCATCGGCATTCTGGCGGCGCTGCTGTTCGTGGTCGCGATCACCCAACTGGCCTTGGCGCCAGCGGTGAAAGCCGGGCATATCTATGCGGTGATGACCTACCTGTGGACCTTCGTCAGTTGCCTGGATGAAGCCCCCTCGATGATCGACCAACTGGCGCGGCTCAAGGATATCGGCAAGCGCGTGGACCCAGGCCTGGCGTGATTCAGCGCGGTGACCTGCGCGTTTCGGAGGGCGATTCACCGAACAGCTCGCGGTAATGCGTGGCGAAATGGCTCAGGTGAAAAAAGCCCATGGCCACGGCGATATCACCGACGTTTTTCTGGCTTGGGCAGGTTTCGATCAGGCGTCGCCTGACCGCGTTGAGGCGCAAATTGCGCAAGTATTCAACCGGCCGCATACCGGTTACCGCCTGAAAACTGTTCTGCAGCGTCCTGCGACTGACACGCAACTGTTCGCACAGGTCCAGGATGCTCAACGGGGTATCGCCACTGGCGATGATCAATTCCTGGCTGCGCCTGACCAGATAGGCGCTGACCGCAAAATTGCCACGCCGGCAACGGACTTCATCGCTGGCATGGCTGAACAGATCGAGAAAGGCGCCGAGCAGTTCGTCTTCGAGGATTTTTTCCGACGCCGGGTTGATGGCGTCGGCGTGTTGCAGAAAGTGACGAAACAAGGGGTGAATGCGCTGACGAATGCGCTGCAGTAACGTTTCATCCACGTTAAGCGCGGGCACGCTGGTCAAACGTTTGAGTTGCTCATTGGATAATTCGAAGGCCGCCAGCTTGGCGAAACGCACGGCATCGACGTTGAACGCGAAAAAATGCGTACCTTCCGGCGCATGCAATACGAACTCTTCTGCATCACGCAGCAGCACCACGCTTTGCGCGCTTACCCTTTGCCCCTGGACCACCGGAGGGTTGCCCAGCGACATGGCGGCGCACAAGCGGCCCTGGGGCGAGCGGCCATGCTGCACCACGCGCTTGTCCAGCACCTCCTGGAAGATCTGAAAGCGATCACCGGACAACTGCCGCAGTTCACTGGTCAGGCAGCCGCGACCAAGCTGGTCATACACCTGCTGCCAACCCTGGATCGAGCCGGCGTGCTGTTGAGAGTCATTGAAGGTTCGGACTTCAGCGAGCATATTCGTCATTCCTCGGCCGCCGGGTACTTGCATTTGGCCTGAAGGGGGCTCAGTCATCCGTGACATCGGTTGGCGTTACGCAGGCGCAGCGCCCGCCTGGAACACCAAAGCCAGTTCCGTGCCAAGCATGTGCAAATGATACGTGCCCGGTTGAATATCCATCGGCGCCAGTAGCGCACCGGAGAGCACCGCCTGCCCGGCTTCCACGCGATGACCATCGGCCAGCAGGCGCCGCACCAGCCAGCACAGGTTGAACAGGGGGCTGTCTTCACGGTCCTGGGTATCGCCGCTGCCCAGATACACACCTTCATGCTCCAGGTGATACGCCACACAGGCATGCCGCACAGGGTCGAACGGCACCTGCGGTCCTACACAGTAAAGTGCGGCGGCAGCGTTATCGGCCAGGAACGCGCCAAGCCCGAAACGCCAGCCTTGCCAGCGGCAGTCGGCGATTTCGAAGGCTGGCGCCACCTGGGCGATGGCCGCCAGAATCTCCTCATCCGCGTAGTCGCCCGGTTCCAGCGCGCGCCCGAAGACGAACGCCAGTTCGATCTCAAGCTTGGGCTGGATCAACCGCCCGAGTGACACCGCACTGCCCGGCTCGACCTGCATGACCGTGGTGAGGCCGCCGTACACCGGTTCGTCGAGGCCGAAGCGTGCTTGCGCCGCGCGGCCGGCAAAGGCGACCTTCCAGCCGCTCAACCGTTCGCCGTCGGCCTGGCGCCGCACGAGCCCCTGGCGCTGCAGACCGTAGCCTTCCAGCCGGTCCAGCGCTTCGGGCGCCAAAGGAGCAATGGGCTGGACGCTGCGCAAGGCCTCGTCCAGTTCGACGAGCAACGCGTTGGCGCCGCTCATGACAGTTGCTCCGCCAGCTTGCGCAGTACCCCATCAAGCCGCTCCGGAGTGGTAATCGCCGCGACAAAACGGTCCGGACGCACCACCACGATGCAGTCACGCACCTTGGAGAACCATTCGCCCAAGCGGTTATCCACGTCCTCCACACTCACGGCGTCGTTGGCCGTCAGCGGCTGGTTACGCCCCACGCCGCTGCGCGACCGATTGACCTGGATGAAACGCGTGCCCCAACGAGCCCAATACTCGGCCATCGGTTCGCTGAGGTGTTCGCGCGGGTTCACTCGATAACCCAGCACGGCATAGCCGTTGCCGAGGACTTCGTCCAGGCGCCGGCGCTGGCCCTGGGCGTCTTCGATATTGGGCTGGATGAACAGTTGCCCGACCAGGTCATCCTCACGCAATTCGGCCCGCTCGTGATGGACCAGCCCCTTGGTGATGGTCGCCTTGGGTTTGAACTTGAACTCCAGCAAGTGCGAGCGCAGATTGTCGACGCTGTTGACGGCCTGGAACAGCCAGTCGCGCACGCCGGCCATCAGCGGGTTGGTCAAGCCAAGGACAGCGCCCATATTGTCGGCCAGGGCGACCAGTTCGGTGGCGTGGCCACGTCGCTCCTGGTCGTAACTGGCCAGGATCGATGGCGCCGCCCGGCCCTGGATGATCGCCGCGAGCTTCCAGGCCACGTTGGCCACGTCGCGCAGGCCGGAATTGAGGCCTTGCCCGGCCCAGGGCGGGGAAATATGCGCCGCATCACCCACCAGTGCCACACGCCCTTCGACAAAGCGCGCCGCGACACGCGAGTGGTGCGTATAGGCACGAATGCGAATGACGTTGAGTTGGTCGACGGCGTCGCCGATATGCCCGTGGATCAGCTTGCGAATCGTCGCCTCTTCGCACATTTTCGCTTCGTCCTCGCCTTCCATCAGCATGAACTCCCAGCGCCGCTGCTGGTAAGGCAAGTAGATGCACACGAAGGGCCGCTGCGGGTCGGCATGCAGGGCCGTAAAGGGTGCGTCCAGCGTGTCGTTGGCCGTATCGACCACCACCCATTTGCGTGGATGGGTCAACCCCAGCAGTTCAATGCCGAGTTTTTTACGCACCGTGGAGCGGCCGCCGTCGGCGCCGATCGCATAGTCGGCCTGGAGCTGGTAGAGCTCGCCGTCGGCGCCGCGCACCTGCAGCGTCACGCCCTGCCCGTCCTGCTCAAGTTCAAGCAGTTCATGCCCCTGGCGCAACTCGACACTGGTGTGCTGTCCAAGGTTTTCGCGCAAGGTGCCTTCGAGCAGTTGCTGCATGAAAATATTGCGCATCGGCCAGCCGTATTGCGCAGCACTTGGCTTGACCTCGGCAAAACACACGCCGCGCGCGTTGTAGTAGCGCAGCGGCACATCGCAAATCATGTCGCGTACCGCCAGTTCGGCGATACCGATGCCCTGCAACACACGCAATGCCTCATCGTCCATGCCCACGGCACGCGGATAAGGCAGTATGCCATCGGCCAGTTCAAGGACGATGCAGTCGATACCGTACATTCCCATATAGTGCGCGGCCGTAATGCCGTTGGGGCCACCGCCCACGATGACAACCTGGGTTTTCTCCTGCTTCATCGCTATTCACCGCTTTTTTTGTTGTGAGTGAGGTCCGGCATCGGCC harbors:
- a CDS encoding NAD(P)/FAD-dependent oxidoreductase → MAPTIAPVNTSTEFPTATSVVIIGGGIIGLTAALTLAERNIPVVVLEKGRIAGEQSSRNLGWVRKTSRHAHDIPLALAADRLWAQMPERVGADVGYRQEGIMFVARNDTQLAMHEGWLKSVDHLSLDSRMLSKREIEQLVPGGAGNWSGGIYTPSDARAEPTLASSAIAKAAMALGVVIIEQCAVRTLQMSAGKVSGVVTEKGEIRCDQVLLAGGMWSRRFLGNLGVSLPTLALTCSVLRTHPMEGPTEIAVGAPDFSFRKHKDGGFIVTQRGKLDAFLTLDHLLLAKQYMPQFRAQRSVLNVSLGKYFFNDLALPRRWSADSISPFERVRMQDPAANPRLNNDAMNNLKAAWPVFEQARIAQNWAGTIDVTPDSNPVIGPVAQIPGLTVATGFSGHGFGTSPAAGHLAADIVSGHTPIIDPSPYRFDRF
- a CDS encoding RidA family protein, with product MTKIIKLKTGSPFEDQASYSRLVVVDNWIYVSNTAGRNPQTKLIPEDILEQTHQVFANIESALKAVDASLADVVCSRVFIQEPKDVPAVMALIGEKFRGVDPASTVTCPPLGSTVYKVELEVTAYRNASKAQVEVIRLSQ
- a CDS encoding tyramine oxidase subunit B; its protein translation is MSITTKIDFIYLSEQDMIRAGVTDMLACVNTMEEMFALLYSGDYRMAGPNNDSHGAMVIFPKESPFPNMPKPTADRRMMAMPAYLGGSFCTAGVKWYGSNIANRDKGLPRSILMFTLNDPDTGAPLAHMSANLLSAYRTGAIPGVGARHLARKDSKVVGLLGPGVMGKTTLAAFIAVCPLIDTLKIKGRGEKSLNDFLAWVKDTYPQITTIKVVDSLEEVVRDSDLVTYCSSGETGDPSKYPIVKREWVKPGCFMAMPAACSLDEGMERADVRKVLDNTGLYEAWFEELPKPAHHNVPVIGVRFMDMIAEGKMQLHELEDIGKIIAGDARGRRNDEEIIIMSVGGMPVEDVAWGTVVYRNAIERGIGVKLNLWETPELR
- a CDS encoding AraC family transcriptional regulator, encoding MVNLFAPTLKHHTAYEQPWFVLNSSRYSVMPSDHPAISHFYAFDVAHSADLLAVPDGCVDIVFDCDPTRPSVRICGTPLVAQRVELLQGHHYFGVRFSPGVIPGFITVMAEDLTEREWDLLEVSAFAQRIFESIVQAPQLQEQMKLFNDYLIPRLMGRTSKLTAMVIQQALAHRGDLRIQQLEHLSGYTSRTIHRQFSQDTGLSPKTFCRIIRCQAALETLNTQHDVSFSELALDLGFSDQSHFLRDFKKLVSTTPCEYQRKMLRNAYNDRICFA
- a CDS encoding response regulator, translating into MTESLLASSSNQALVLIAEDEPEIADILSAYLKRAGFKTAHAQDGRRALELHQTLKPDLLLLDVLMPKLDGWMVLAEVRHRGNTPVIMLTAQDQDMDKLMGLRIGADDYIVKPFNPAEVIARVQAVLRRCADQGHGGGHSVLRVDPFEIDIDNHEVSVRIGTRKQPLQLTVTEFRLLAQLAKSPRRVFSRAELLVLCSPESDSLERTVDSHISKLRRKIEDLGLRGVPTSIRGVGYRFGSQA
- a CDS encoding ATP-binding protein — translated: MNVGSGMSRQIILSMTAVVLCVIALAVVGTYVFYSLLWALSPPTQLELEADEWLPSGVEWAWMGLITSISLGVGVAVAVKLARRILMPLNSVAASLRSLADGDLDARAVAPDVSPGEAARLVNDFNSMANRLKRMAEEQAFWNAAIAHELRTPLTILRGRLQGLAEGVFEPDTAQFYSLLSQVEGLTRMVEDLRVVGMGDNGYLKLEIQQVELSDALEAEARLFEPSLNAAGFVLLLDLRKGPVNCDPARIRQALLALLDNARRHATPGKVSVQLGSDERGHFLRIADEGPGVAEPFAELIFDAFQRGDSSRSRAQGGSGLGLAVVRSIALAHGGAVACRTRVNGGTLFELSWPTTTTLNIES
- a CDS encoding ABC transporter six-transmembrane domain-containing protein → MASVTPPILLEESKKLGQQSASQTLKAIARAYPGKLFGTLSLVALENALLLAYPLFAGFAVDSIIRGDAASALWYAAVVLGFWVVGAARRALDTRTFTRIYADLAVPVILNQRLQRHSTSKAAARVVLARDFVDFFEKHVPTIATALVSIVGAAGMLLVIEPWVGLACLLALLLCVTLMPGFARRNQRLHERLNNRLEKEIGLVETVGAHTLHRHYQVLSRLRIWLSDREAVAFLSIGILAALLFVVAITQLALAPAVKAGHIYAVMTYLWTFVSCLDEAPSMIDQLARLKDIGKRVDPGLA
- a CDS encoding helix-turn-helix domain-containing protein, yielding MLAEVRTFNDSQQHAGSIQGWQQVYDQLGRGCLTSELRQLSGDRFQIFQEVLDKRVVQHGRSPQGRLCAAMSLGNPPVVQGQRVSAQSVVLLRDAEEFVLHAPEGTHFFAFNVDAVRFAKLAAFELSNEQLKRLTSVPALNVDETLLQRIRQRIHPLFRHFLQHADAINPASEKILEDELLGAFLDLFSHASDEVRCRRGNFAVSAYLVRRSQELIIASGDTPLSILDLCEQLRVSRRTLQNSFQAVTGMRPVEYLRNLRLNAVRRRLIETCPSQKNVGDIAVAMGFFHLSHFATHYRELFGESPSETRRSPR
- a CDS encoding 2-keto-4-pentenoate hydratase translates to MSGANALLVELDEALRSVQPIAPLAPEALDRLEGYGLQRQGLVRRQADGERLSGWKVAFAGRAAQARFGLDEPVYGGLTTVMQVEPGSAVSLGRLIQPKLEIELAFVFGRALEPGDYADEEILAAIAQVAPAFEIADCRWQGWRFGLGAFLADNAAAALYCVGPQVPFDPVRHACVAYHLEHEGVYLGSGDTQDREDSPLFNLCWLVRRLLADGHRVEAGQAVLSGALLAPMDIQPGTYHLHMLGTELALVFQAGAAPA
- a CDS encoding bifunctional 3-(3-hydroxy-phenyl)propionate/3-hydroxycinnamic acid hydroxylase; translation: MKQEKTQVVIVGGGPNGITAAHYMGMYGIDCIVLELADGILPYPRAVGMDDEALRVLQGIGIAELAVRDMICDVPLRYYNARGVCFAEVKPSAAQYGWPMRNIFMQQLLEGTLRENLGQHTSVELRQGHELLELEQDGQGVTLQVRGADGELYQLQADYAIGADGGRSTVRKKLGIELLGLTHPRKWVVVDTANDTLDAPFTALHADPQRPFVCIYLPYQQRRWEFMLMEGEDEAKMCEEATIRKLIHGHIGDAVDQLNVIRIRAYTHHSRVAARFVEGRVALVGDAAHISPPWAGQGLNSGLRDVANVAWKLAAIIQGRAAPSILASYDQERRGHATELVALADNMGAVLGLTNPLMAGVRDWLFQAVNSVDNLRSHLLEFKFKPKATITKGLVHHERAELREDDLVGQLFIQPNIEDAQGQRRRLDEVLGNGYAVLGYRVNPREHLSEPMAEYWARWGTRFIQVNRSRSGVGRNQPLTANDAVSVEDVDNRLGEWFSKVRDCIVVVRPDRFVAAITTPERLDGVLRKLAEQLS